One genomic window of Prochlorococcus sp. MIT 0801 includes the following:
- a CDS encoding cation:proton antiporter, which produces MVLTPLVSALNTHDVEVAETLIGVINFLMIFVAARTLAEILVRLSLPTIVGELLAGVLIGASGLHLLLPPSAHAELNQGFVSVISTLASVPKEAVPDIYFETFPSLQAVATLGLYALLFLTGLESELEELVAVGAQAFTVAMAGVILPFAFGTFGLMFIFQVDIIPAIFAGASMTATSIGITASVFGELGYLKTREGQIVIGAAVLDDILGIVILAVVVALATGGSLQIAPIVKLVLAATVFVFAAIALSRTAAPAFDWLLERLKAPGAVVVASFVILVLSCFVATAIGLEAALGAFAAGLILSSSKNNHAIQQSVLPLVSLFATIFFVLVGAGMDLSVINPLDPQSRSALIVAGFLFIVAIVGKIAAGWCFVIDKPTNRLVVGLGMMPRGEVGLIFLGLGTSAGLLTPSLEAAILLMVIGTTFLAPVLLRVVLKDKPPSGGNSIPDEIAADPVGLV; this is translated from the coding sequence ATGGTACTAACTCCTTTAGTCTCAGCACTAAATACTCATGATGTTGAGGTCGCAGAAACACTGATAGGGGTCATTAATTTCTTGATGATCTTTGTTGCAGCAAGGACTTTGGCTGAAATCTTGGTTAGACTAAGTTTGCCTACTATTGTAGGTGAACTTCTTGCGGGAGTTTTAATTGGTGCCTCAGGATTACATCTTTTATTGCCGCCTAGTGCTCATGCTGAGTTGAATCAAGGTTTTGTTTCTGTTATTAGCACACTTGCTTCAGTACCGAAAGAAGCAGTCCCAGATATTTATTTTGAAACTTTTCCATCATTACAAGCAGTAGCAACTTTAGGGCTATATGCTTTGTTATTTTTGACCGGTCTTGAGAGTGAATTAGAGGAACTTGTAGCAGTTGGAGCACAAGCTTTCACTGTTGCAATGGCAGGAGTGATTTTGCCATTTGCTTTTGGAACTTTTGGATTAATGTTTATTTTCCAAGTAGATATCATTCCTGCGATATTTGCTGGTGCATCTATGACCGCGACTAGTATTGGTATTACTGCAAGTGTTTTTGGTGAGCTTGGTTATTTAAAAACTCGTGAGGGTCAAATTGTTATTGGCGCAGCAGTATTAGATGACATACTTGGAATTGTTATTCTTGCCGTTGTTGTAGCACTTGCGACGGGAGGATCACTGCAAATTGCTCCCATCGTCAAATTAGTACTAGCTGCAACTGTTTTTGTATTTGCTGCAATTGCTTTAAGTCGAACAGCGGCTCCAGCCTTTGATTGGTTGCTTGAGAGACTTAAAGCTCCTGGAGCTGTTGTTGTGGCCTCTTTCGTAATACTAGTCTTAAGCTGTTTTGTAGCTACTGCTATAGGTTTAGAAGCTGCTTTGGGTGCTTTTGCCGCTGGATTGATACTAAGTAGTTCAAAAAATAATCACGCAATTCAACAATCTGTGTTGCCATTGGTATCGCTCTTTGCAACTATCTTCTTTGTGCTTGTTGGAGCTGGTATGGATCTTTCTGTAATCAATCCTCTTGATCCACAGAGTCGCTCAGCTCTAATTGTTGCTGGTTTCTTATTCATTGTGGCGATCGTAGGGAAAATCGCTGCTGGCTGGTGTTTTGTCATTGATAAACCAACAAATAGATTAGTAGTTGGTCTAGGAATGATGCCTCGAGGTGAGGTCGGATTGATTTTTCTAGGATTGGGAACAAGTGCAGGTTTGCTTACCCCTTCACTTGAGGCTGCAATATTGTTAATGGTTATTGGAACAACATTTTTAGCACCTGTTTTGCTAAGAGTTGTTTTGAAAGATAAACCCCCTTCAGGAGGTAATTCTATTCCTGATGAGATTGCAGCTGATCCAGTTGGATTGGTTTAG
- a CDS encoding glycogen/starch/alpha-glucan phosphorylase has protein sequence MSSSQSLDLRLPTPGCYADPVRAGMDADAVFDGMTEHLFFTLGKLATSASLRDLYMALSYAVRDRLMSRYLTSQETIRARPQKTVAYLSAEFLIGPQLNNNLLNLGIKKEAEEALKRFGIESLNEILEVEEEPGLGNGGLGRLAACYMESLASLQVPAVGYGIRYEFGIFNQLIRDGWQVEVTDKWLKGGWPWELPQPDEACLVGFGGQTESYTDDNGNYRSRWIPSEHAIGVPHDVPVLGYRVNSCDRLRLWRADATESFDFYAFNIGDYYGAVEEKVASETLSKVLYPNDGTDEGRRLRLKQQHFFVSCSLQDMLRSLEKRSIAVEEFPNHWTVQLNDTHPAIAVAELMRLLIDQHRLDWDKAWEITNRSVAYTNHTLLPEALEKWDLSLFKSLLPRHLELIYEINRRFLQQVRLKYPGNDAILRKLSIIDEDGGKAIRMAHLATIGAHHVNGVAALHSDLIKRQLLPEFAELWPEKFTNVTNGVTPRRWVALANPELSKLLDKEIGPNWITNMDLLLELEKKENDSNFLDLFASAKLSGKRKLAGYIHRQTGVLVDPSSLFDVQVKRIHQYKRQHLNALQVIAQYLRIKNGVTKNIAPRTVIFGGKAAPGYFMAKLMIRFINGIADVVNADPDMDGLLRVVFLPDYNVKLGEQVYPATDLSEQISTAGKEASGTGNMKFAMNGALTIGTLDGANVEIRDKVGAENFFLFGKTESEIMELRAQGYNPNSFIAESSELQETLKLIEVGHFSNGDSELFRPIINILTGSDPFFVMADFDDYLRAQDEVSKAWKKSKKWNRMALLNTARSGFFSSDRSIREYCQSIWKVKPLPVEISCEK, from the coding sequence ATGAGCAGCTCCCAGTCACTAGACCTGCGTCTACCGACCCCAGGATGCTATGCGGATCCTGTTCGGGCTGGTATGGATGCTGATGCAGTCTTCGATGGAATGACTGAGCATCTCTTTTTTACTCTTGGGAAACTTGCTACATCGGCAAGCCTTAGAGATCTCTATATGGCTTTGAGCTACGCTGTTAGAGACAGATTGATGAGTAGATACTTAACAAGTCAAGAGACAATCAGAGCTAGACCTCAAAAAACAGTTGCATATCTTTCAGCTGAATTCCTCATAGGACCTCAACTAAATAATAATTTACTGAATCTAGGCATTAAAAAAGAGGCAGAAGAAGCGCTTAAAAGGTTTGGTATTGAATCTTTAAATGAGATATTGGAAGTAGAAGAAGAGCCTGGCCTTGGGAATGGAGGATTAGGGAGACTTGCAGCTTGCTATATGGAATCACTTGCAAGTCTTCAGGTTCCCGCAGTGGGATATGGAATTAGGTACGAATTTGGAATTTTCAACCAATTAATAAGAGATGGTTGGCAAGTAGAAGTTACTGACAAATGGCTCAAAGGTGGATGGCCTTGGGAATTACCCCAACCAGATGAAGCTTGCCTAGTCGGTTTTGGAGGTCAAACCGAGAGTTATACTGATGACAATGGAAATTATCGCTCTCGATGGATTCCAAGCGAACACGCTATTGGGGTCCCACACGATGTCCCTGTTCTTGGTTATCGAGTAAACAGCTGCGATCGATTGAGATTATGGAGAGCTGATGCAACCGAAAGTTTTGATTTCTACGCTTTCAATATTGGCGATTACTACGGAGCTGTAGAAGAGAAAGTAGCATCAGAAACACTATCAAAAGTTCTATACCCCAATGATGGAACTGACGAAGGAAGAAGACTACGCTTAAAGCAACAACACTTTTTCGTAAGTTGTTCCTTGCAGGATATGCTTAGAAGTTTAGAAAAACGGTCAATAGCTGTAGAGGAGTTCCCAAATCACTGGACAGTTCAACTAAATGACACTCATCCAGCCATAGCAGTTGCAGAGTTAATGCGACTATTAATTGATCAACATAGATTGGATTGGGATAAAGCATGGGAAATCACCAATAGATCAGTTGCATATACAAACCACACTTTGTTGCCCGAAGCTCTCGAGAAATGGGACCTTAGCCTTTTTAAAAGCTTATTACCTAGACATTTAGAACTTATTTATGAAATAAATAGACGATTCTTGCAACAAGTAAGACTAAAGTATCCTGGGAATGATGCGATTTTAAGGAAGCTTTCAATTATTGATGAAGATGGAGGGAAAGCCATACGAATGGCTCATTTAGCGACAATTGGAGCACATCATGTCAATGGAGTAGCTGCTCTTCATTCAGATCTAATCAAGAGACAATTACTACCTGAATTTGCAGAACTCTGGCCTGAAAAATTCACTAACGTCACCAATGGAGTTACTCCACGCAGATGGGTAGCCTTAGCAAATCCTGAACTCTCTAAACTTCTTGACAAAGAAATAGGTCCTAATTGGATTACCAATATGGACCTATTACTAGAATTAGAAAAAAAAGAAAATGACTCCAATTTTTTAGATCTTTTTGCATCGGCTAAGTTATCTGGCAAAAGGAAACTAGCTGGGTACATACACAGACAGACTGGCGTGCTAGTAGATCCCTCAAGTTTATTTGATGTTCAAGTTAAAAGAATTCACCAGTATAAAAGACAGCATTTAAATGCTTTGCAAGTCATTGCACAATATCTAAGAATTAAAAACGGAGTAACAAAAAATATTGCACCACGTACTGTCATTTTTGGTGGTAAAGCTGCACCAGGTTATTTCATGGCGAAATTAATGATTAGATTTATTAATGGTATAGCAGATGTAGTTAATGCAGATCCAGATATGGATGGGTTACTAAGGGTCGTTTTTCTTCCTGATTACAATGTAAAACTTGGTGAGCAAGTCTATCCAGCAACTGATCTTTCTGAGCAGATTTCAACTGCTGGAAAAGAAGCCTCAGGAACTGGAAATATGAAATTTGCAATGAATGGCGCATTAACGATTGGAACTCTTGATGGAGCTAATGTAGAAATTAGGGATAAAGTCGGCGCAGAAAATTTCTTTTTGTTTGGTAAGACAGAATCAGAAATAATGGAATTAAGAGCTCAAGGATATAATCCAAATAGCTTTATCGCAGAATCGAGTGAACTACAAGAAACTCTTAAGTTAATAGAAGTTGGGCATTTTAGTAATGGTGATAGTGAGCTGTTTAGACCAATAATTAATATCTTGACAGGAAGCGATCCTTTCTTTGTTATGGCTGATTTTGATGATTACCTACGCGCACAAGATGAAGTTAGTAAAGCTTGGAAAAAAAGTAAGAAATGGAATCGTATGGCTCTTTTAAATACTGCTAGATCTGGCTTTTTCTCATCAGACAGATCAATAAGAGAATACTGTCAATCAAT